The Cydia pomonella isolate Wapato2018A chromosome 11, ilCydPomo1, whole genome shotgun sequence DNA window tataatattttgagttctttcataagagatgcctaagatgtcagctatttcctgcacctttaatcgccggtcttttattatcatttcgcatataattgccacattgtccgtgttagtcgccgttgttggcctcccgggacgagggtcatctgcgatacatactcgtccacgcttgaattcagctgcccattttttTACCATCatatatgatggacaggattgccctaatgtactttgcatatcatcataaatttgcttccGTGgcaatccttttttatgcaggtagttAATCACAGCATGTtgctctaatttctccattttcacgatatcgagcgaataaatggtttatctatctatcatatCTACCGACacttaactttaaatatgccgtaaaattgcttttaaatatagacgccaattgaaatttcgcaGGGAGACTGTTGAATAATggcagttcaaaatggcggcagaaaaaagaaaaaagcttttttttgattggccaggccgcgaatttttcaatcggACGAGTCAATCGTATTTAGTTATTCCTATTAAGGAATTGCGTGCAAAgcaattcatatttttatgaatGAAGTCTATTTTGAAACCCTCTGTACAAAATTAGAAAATTGATTTTGGTTCCATAAATCTTATATAATCCATTTAGCAGTCAAAGGGTCCACACATAATTTCGTATGGCAAAAACGTACCTGAATGGAGTGAGCGCGGGCCCTGTGGCGAGCGCCCATGTCGCGGTAGCACTGTGTGACGGCGCCGCCCACGCTGAGGTCGCGGTACTCGCGGTACATGTTGTGCACGCCCGACCGAGACTCGTAACGCAGCCAGATACCAAAGTTCTTTATCTTGACTGGGGTCTTCTCTGGGATTTCCtgcaatttttttgtaattcaaaTTAAATGGATGCTTTCAgctttacatatttataaaaacaaccaAACATACATGATTTACACTTTACAGAATAGGATATACGACTCAAAATATCAAGTTAGTCTGAGGTATTGGTACCTCCTTCACTGAGAGATGAGAAGGGGAACATCACGAACGATCAGAAAGTTGTCGCCAAGCTTTTTGCTCAACAATTTGAGAAATCCTTAGTTTGTGAACCAGCACACATGAACATTCCGGACGTCCAGATGCTTTGTGTAGAAAAGTCAATTGAATCAGTATGCTTCACGCCTGAGAACGTGACAAAAACGATAGCAACATTTAGTGACTCCACCTCAATGGGGCCGGATACTCTACCCTTGGTTTTTCTTAAAAAGTGCAGTAGCATGCTTGTCGATGAGCTGACTTTTATAATGAATGGAACCCTACCTCAAGACTGGAAGGAAGCCCATGTCACTCCCATATACAAAAAAGGGTATAAGTTTGTTGCTGCTAACTATTGGCCAATCAGTCTCACAAGTATAGTCTGCAAAACTATGGAAAAAATGATAGTCACTGAATTGCGAAATTTCATAATAAGGAGAATGTAATTATTGATGAGCAGCATGGCTTCATACCAAAAAGATCCACAGTGATGAATCTTCTTGTATGTCTTGATATGTGGACACGGGACTGGGACAATTGTCAGCCTACAGACGTCATATACTTAACTATGAATAGGCATTTGATCGCATACCTATTCGAAGGCTTATTGCTAAATTGGAGCACTTTGGGATTCATGGTCAGCTCCTTGAATGGATATTGGACTTTTTAACCCACAGGATATTTAAAGTAAGAGTAGGGGAAACTCTATCGAATGAACACAACATGTGGTGTTCCTGGGGGATCAGTGCTGGGACCAATTCTGTTTGGCATATTTATAACAGATATGAAGAGTGTAGTACAGTCAGAACTGTCAATATTTGCTGATGGTACCAAAGTTATGGGTAATCCATTTGGTAACTCATAATATTATCCAAAGTGATTTAGATCGCATAGTTCAGTGGACTAAAGACTGGCTCATATCACTAAATGCTGACAAGTGCACAGTTCTACACATAGGAAAAACAAACTAAATTACCACATTGACTCTGCTCCCCTACAAGTAGTAGCTAGTCAAAAAGACCTGGGCATCACTATTTCACATAACTTAAAATGAGACATGCATATCACCAAAATTACCAAGAGAGCAAATTCTACACTGTATATGATCCAGAAAGCATTCCATGTAATTACTAAGGATCCATTTATTAGAATATACAAGTCATGCCTCAATCCTTTTCTTGAGTATGCTTTTCAGATATGGTCAGGGGACTAAAGTAGGGGTACTTTGGACATGACTTTGCTGGAAAAAGTACAGAGAAGAGCAACTAAAATGGTTGCTTTACTGAAAGACAAGCCATATGAAGAACGGCTTCAGGCATTAGGTCTTACAAGATTGGAGGACAGAAGGAAGCGACGCAATCTTATTGAGACATACAAAATCTTGTCTGGACACAAATATTAAAGACCTATATATATCAAGCCAGAATGTAAGGTTGAGGACActaaaaaactagtcaaacctcCATCGGCTAGCAACCCTAGGAGACACTTCTTGCCAAATTgtgtagtaaatgtgtggaactctctaccAGAATCTGTAGTTAGTGCACCgtcagtgaactctttcaaaagtagactagatacacattgTAGAACgttaaaaagtgctaaataaacacaagtgctacgatatacacgcatcagcaccaagagctgctagtgtatcaaataaaatattaaaatagtaaataataaagtctATACATATTGTAGCCCAAATACAGTATTGATCATATACATTTGCTAGatatttaataatgataattaatAATGAGATCAATAAAACtttataggtataggtatttttAGAACTTTACAAAAGTATGTTGTATGATCAGCAAATGTACCAGAGCTTTTCTGCTTAAGCTGGACACATTTAAGTACCTGGAAATCAATGAGAATTTAGGTAACTggtatgacaaaaaaaaaatgcaaacctTGATGGAGACAATTTCTCCAGTGGTCTTCTTGAACTTCTTCAGCTGACGCAGGAAATACCAGAAGCGAGACTTGGCCACAATTGGGTCTGGAGAGAAGATCCTCATTTTGTACAGTGGCGTCTTGGGCTCACTCTCAGAGGGCAGCTTTCGCCCGATGACTTCATATTCCTTCAACtggaaattttaaaaaaaacaagattttcTTACTGCATTATAGATAAGTAAAGctgaaattgaaaatatagtatcaaattaacttatttataaatgttattatcAAATGTCCTAGAAGTTAGGTATAATTTAGCATTACAAGCATTTTGTATTTGCCAGGTGTGCTCTATTCAGATTCAACAAATGCAAGTAATTAGTTTGTATATGTTCAGCTTACTGacataaacaatattaaaattatgataataataCATAAGTTAGATGGGATAAGTAGCTTGCCCTGAATAAGTAACACTTTTGGTAGTAACATTGCAATCATTGCATACCATACAATGGCACCATATCACAACATGACATAACCTCAAAGTAAATTTTcgttcttttttaatttcacttGATTAACACAGCGGATGGAAATAGTTATCGTTAAAATCCGAAATGCCTGCACTTTTTGGACAGAAATCATTCTTGCTACATAttattcacaaaataaatcactAATTAGAAGTAGCGGCAACGTGTACTGTACTCACACGCGAAAATGAACCTGTCCTTTAAAAGGTTCATTCCACATTTTAAGGCACTAaagaatataattttatgtttatataaatCTTTACGCGTTAATTTCCACATATTGTACGTTTATTCACAATTCTTACCTCTCCTTTAGCCTTCATTTTCGGAGGATTTTACCTAAAAAGAATCTGTCAACGGAAGCGGACAGACGCAAAAGAAAGATGGAGGCTGGGTAGCCAGCCTGCATAAAATGTTACAGCTTATAAAAATGCAGGAATAAGGCCTCTACAGACCTTGCAACAATATCATTTGATTTCAAATCAATGCCGGCCGCATTAGGTGCGACAATTTCAACTGATTGATCAAATTCCACCATGTAAAGCAAATCGCATGCAATTATCAGTGAGTTTAATTTAAAAGCTCTAACAGACGGGCGTACCAGATCGTAACCTTGTTCGGTCAACATGTCTCTTTCTCGCTCTCACTTATAGCTGCGTCCCTGACGAACGCATGGTGTATCACCTTCCACACAA harbors:
- the LOC133522877 gene encoding large ribosomal subunit protein eL20 is translated as MKAKGELKEYEVIGRKLPSESEPKTPLYKMRIFSPDPIVAKSRFWYFLRQLKKFKKTTGEIVSIKEIPEKTPVKIKNFGIWLRYESRSGVHNMYREYRDLSVGGAVTQCYRDMGARHRARAHSIQIIKVEVIKAAACRRPQVKQFHNSAIRFPLPKRVHHHKRLNKFAYKRPSTYFL